A segment of the Cohnella algarum genome:
CTCCTTTAGAAGTCCGGTGATAAAGTCCGCGTAAGCAGGCTTTTATCACGGTTTTGTCGAATTAATATCGTAACACGACTATCGAAAGAGTGATTAGGTATGAAAGCCCGCAAGTCATCGGCTATCCAGCCTCAGATGTTCCAATTCGTGGATATGGATGAACTCGTGCCGAAAAAGCACATCCTGCGCCAACTGAACGAAGCGCTTGATTTTTCCATCGTTCATGATTGGGTGGCGCCTCTATATACGGAACGTACCGGCCGCCCGGCGGCTGACCCGGAGCGGATGGTTCGACTGATGCTGCTTTCGTATTTGTTCAACCATTCCGAACGGGAATTGTATCAACTGTTGCCCATGCATGCGGGCTATTTGTGGTTTTGCGGACTGGATTTCGAATCCGTCGTGCGCCCGGACTCATCGCGGCCGTCCCTGCCGGATCGGACGACCTTGGTGAAGACCCGGAAATTGTGGCGAACGCACGGTGTTTTTGAGAAGCTGATGAAACATGTCGTCGATCAGTGCATCGCCGCGGGACTGGTCCAACCCGATGTGCATGTCGGCGTCGACGGCACCCAGGTACGGGCCAACGCATCCATTCACAGCTTGAAAGAAATCACCCTGGCCCCGGTGGAGTCGATTGAAGACTATTTGGCTCGCATGGCCCGGCAAGATGAAGAGACCGGTGGTGTCGCCCATGATTCCGATGATGACCGACAGCCGCCCGCACCGCCCGCGCAAAAAGAGCGGCTGCTGGAAGACGAAGCGACGCATGAAGATTTTCATGGCAAAACGTTCTCGAACAAGACCCACCGCAGCGTAACGGATCCGGATGCCCGCTTGTACAAAAAGAGCAACGGTCAGGAAGCGCATTTGCGGTATTTGGTGCATGATGTGACGGATA
Coding sequences within it:
- a CDS encoding transposase; translation: MKARKSSAIQPQMFQFVDMDELVPKKHILRQLNEALDFSIVHDWVAPLYTERTGRPAADPERMVRLMLLSYLFNHSERELYQLLPMHAGYLWFCGLDFESVVRPDSSRPSLPDRTTLVKTRKLWRTHGVFEKLMKHVVDQCIAAGLVQPDVHVGVDGTQVRANASIHSLKEITLAPVESIEDYLARMARQDEETGGVAHDSDDDRQPPAPPAQKERLLEDEATHEDFHGKTFSNKTHRSVTDPDARLYKKSNGQEAHLRYLVHDVTDIKSGVILSTQASIASGTAERETSLRQLFAIRFAHPQIRIRTLSADKAYGTTDYLQALFEQGIVPLVSLRNLTLEDVPAWKRQTNDPEKQRKRLAKIREIQIRNKAKRIQLMGSYRHLQKLRTRCEHVFAESKVAHGLGRARSRGLDCMQEQAVLTAIVQNLKRLCRFKKKRPQTGVLACPKPKSVMMEAVSDLLISALVGLFSSFFMPKRRLQLT